GTATTTAAATTACAAATTCCACAGTTTCCACAGTTACTACTACTATTAATATTTAATTTTATTATTTATTTTTATATTAGAAAAAAAGAATAAAATAACTTATTGAATTTAATTTACGAAAAAAGTATATTGTGTTTGTAAAAAGTTCCAAATTCCGATGGAAATTATTTGTAATCAAAATGAGTTAAATAATGCTATACAACTAGTAAGCAAAGCAGTTTCTTCACGACCAACTCATCCAATTCTTGCAAATATACTTTTAACAGCTGACCAAGGAACAAATAAAATTAGCTTGACAGGATTTGATCTGAATTTAGGAATTCAAACTTCCTTTGATGGAACTGTTAAAAATAGTGGAGCTATTACCATACCTTCAAAACTTTTATCTGAAATAGTCAATAAATTACCTAATGAAACTCCAGTTTCTTTAGAAGTAGATGAGAATTCAGATAGTATTTTAATAAAAAGTGATAGAGGTTCGTTTAATCTTAAAGGCATACCCTCTGATGATTATCCCAATTTGCCATTTGTTGAAAGTGGTACTTCTTTAAATATTGATCCTAGTTCTTTTTTAAAAGCTTTAAAATCTACAATTTTTGCTAGTAGTAATGATGACTCAAAGCAATTACTGACAGGTGTCAATTTTACTTTTAAAGAAAAGTATTTAGAGTCGGCTTCCACAGATGGTCATAGATTGGCGGTTGCGTTAATTGGTAACGAAGAACATATCGAAAATAAAGAAAACTTATCTTTAAATGAAGGTGGCTTATCCGTAACTATTCCAACTAGATCATTAAGAGAAATTGAAAAACTAGTATCTTTGAGAACTTCAGAAAATTCAATAAAGCTTTTCTACGATAAAGGTCAGGTTGTTTTTATTTCTTCTAATCAAATAATTACAACAAGAACCCTTGAAGGCACCTATCCGAATTATTCACAATTAATACCTGATACTTTTTCTAAGAGTTTTAATTTTAATACAAAAAAATTAATTGATGCATTAGAAAGAATTGCTGTTTTAGCTGATCAGCAGAGTAGTGTAGTCAAGATTAAATTGGATAATACAGATTTAGCTTTAATAAGTGCAGACGCACAAGATATTGGAAACGCAAATGAATCAATACCTGTTTCATACTCTGGAGAAAATTTTGATATTGCATTTAACGTTAGATATCTTTTAGAAGGTTTAAAAGTTATTGCTTCTGAAAATGTACTCTTAAAGTGTAATCTTGCTACTACTCCTGCTGTTTTTGTTCCAGAAGATAATCTCAATTCTTTTACTTATCTAGTCATGCCTGTACAGGTTCGTTCTTAATTTGAAATTACCTAAAGAAATTTTATTAAGTGAATTACTAAATTACACTGTTAAGAGTAATATGACTCTTAATTACGGAAATGGTGAAAATGTGTGGATGCATCCTCCAGTTCATCGAATTTTAGGATGGTACTCTCGTCCTTCAAATTTTGATTTAAAACGAAATGTTTGGCGATTAAATCAAATTAGTCAAATAATAGATAATGAAATTTATGTAAAAGGTGATCCAGCTATTTCTGATTTAGCAACTTTAAATAGGTTTCCAACTTTAATACAAGCTAATTTGATCAATGTTAATGGCTCAAAAATAGGAGTTATTGCAGATTTTTTATTTGAAATGAAAACGGGGAAAATTAAATATTATTTAGTTTCTCGATCGAATCCCAAGATTCCAGGTTCTAGTAGGTGGAAATTAAATATTGAAAATATTAATGATCAACAACCTGGCTTAGTATTTTGTGAAAGCAATTCTTTAGATGATTTATCTTTAATAAAATCAAGTATTAAAAATGAATTTTTCCAAAAAGGAAAAAAAATTTTTGATAAATTTGACGATATGAAAAATATAGCTTCTAATAGATTAGAGGATTGGCTTGAAGAAGATGAAGATATCAACCAAAATTTAGATTTTAAACAAAAAAGTTTTTATAATGAAGATAGAAAATCAAGATCTTTTAGTGATAAAAAAGAAGATGACCCTTGGATATAAAGAATGATAAATCCTCAAAATAATGATCCATATGATCTTAATGAAGCACTAAAAGTTGAAAATTTAACAAGTAATGATTACGAAGAAATATGCACAAGATTAAAGAGAAAACCAAATAGGACTGAACTTGGAATGTTTGGTGTTATGTGGTCTGAACATTGTTGTTATAGAAATTCAAAACCTTTATTATCTAAGTTTCCTACTAAAGGAAAAAATGTTTTGCTTGGTCCTGGAGAAAATGCTGGCGTTATTGATGTTGGAAATAATCAAAAACTTGTTTTTAAAATAGAAAGTCATAATCATCCTTCTGCTATTGAACCTTTTCAAGGAGCTGCAACAGGTGTAGGAGGAATATTAAGAGATATTTTTACAATGGGAGCAAGGCCAATTGCAGTCTTGAATTCATTGAGATTTGGAAATCTTGATAAACCATCAAATGTAGATTTGCTTAGAGGAGTTGTATCTGGCATAGCACATTATGGGAATTGTGTTGGTGTACCTACGGTTGGAGGTGAAATTGACTTTGATAATAGTTATTCTGGAAATCCTTTAGTCAATGTTATGGCTTTAGGACTTTTAGAGACAAATGAAATCGTTTGTTCTGGAGCTAAAAATGTAGGATCACCAGTACTATATGTTGGTAATACTACAGGTAGAGATGGAGTTGGTGGTGCTAGTTTCGCAAGTTCGGAATTAACTAGTACTTCATTGGATGACAGACCTGCAGTTCAAGTAGGCGATCCATTTCTAGAGAAAAGTCTTATAGAAGCCTGTTTAGATGCTTTTAAGACAGGAGATGTAATATCAGCTCAAGATATGGGTGCAGCAGGCTTAACGTGTAGTAGTGCAGAAATGGCTGCAAATGGAAATTTAGGCATATCTATTGATTTAGATTTGGTTCCTTCTAGAGAAGATAATATGTCTTCATACCAATATTTATTATCTGAATCACAGGAGAGAATGTTATTTGTTGTAAAAAAAGAAAAAATTAATAACCTTATTGAAAAATTTAATAAATGGGGATTATATGCCAAAGTAATTGGTGAAGTAATAGATACTAATGAGGTAATTATTTCTCATAAAAATAAAATTGTTGCTCAAATCCCTACTTCTGCTTTATCTGATGATACTCCTATAAATGTTCATAATGTTAATAATAATCCACCTGATTATTTGTTAAAGAAATGGGAATGGAAAGAAAATAATTTACCAGAAATTTATGAGCAAAAAATATTTTCATTAAGGGAAAATAAGAGTTTTTCTTATACACAAATTATTTTCAAACTTCTCTCTAATCCTTCAATAGCTTCTAAAAGATGGATATATAAGCAATACGATTCTCAAGTTCAGGCAAATACAGTTTTTAAACCTGGAGAATCCGATGCAGCTGTAATAAGACTAAGAGATCAAAATGAAAAAAATAAAAATAAACAATTTTCTGGGGTTGCTGCTTCAGTAGACTGTAATAGTAGATGGGTATCTCTCGATCCTTTTAGAGGAAGTATTGCTGCGGTTGCAGAATCTGCAAGAAACGTTAGTTGTGTTGGGGCTGAACCAGTAGCAATTACTAATAACTTGAATTTTTCTTCTCCTGAGAATGAAATAGGATATTGGCAACTTGCGTCTTCATGCAATGGTATTTCTGAAGCCTGTAAAGCTTTAGAAACTCCTGTTACAGGAGGAAATGTTTCCTTATACAATGAATCAAAAAATAAAAATAATGAAGTTACTCCTATTAATCCTACTCCAGTAATTGGTATGGTTGGGAAGTTAGATAATGTTGAAAAAGCTATAAGTACTGAATGGAAAAATTTTCATGATCAAATTTGGGTAATTGGTTCTTATAAATCGGAAACAACTATTGCAGCTAGTTCTTATTTGGAATATTTTCATGGAGAAATTACAGGCAGGCCTCCAAAAATAGATTTGCTAGATGAAAAGTTTTGCCAGAGTTTTTTAAGAAATGCGATTTTAAAAAGTTTTGTAGTTTCTTCTCACGATATTAGTGATGGAGGTTTGGCTATAGCTTTATCAGAGTGTTGTATTTTGTCTGCAAAAGGTGCAACGATAGAATTACAGAAAGATGTTAATCGAGATGATAATTTATTGTTTGCAGAGGGCGGTTCTAGAATAATTTTTTCAATAGATAAAACGAAAGAAAAAGAATGGCTTAATTACCTAAAAAAAATTCAAATAAATTCTCATTCAAGTGTTTATTTAAAAAAAATAGGATATGTTTCTAGTGGAAATCTTAAGATAAAAATTCAAGATGAAAATATCTGCAATATTAGGGTTGAGGAATTAACAGAAAAATTTAATAATAGTATTTCAGGTCACTTTTAAATATGAAAAACATTTTTCAACTATCAAAATTTTTAAGAAATTAAGTTATGTGTGGAATAGTTGGAATCGTTTCTTCTGATGATGTAAATCAACAAATTTACGATAGTCTTTTGCTTTTACAGCATAGAGGACAAGACTCAACAGGTATAGCTACAATGGAAAATACCATTTTCCATATACATAAGGCCAAAGGTCAGGTTAATACTGCTTATAGAACCAGAGATATGAGGAATTTAATAGGCAAAATTGGCTTAGGTCACGTTAGGTATGCAACAAAGGGATCAGCAGAAAGTGTAGAGGAAGCACAGCCCTTTTACGTTAATGCTCCTTATGGAATTGTTTTGATACATAATGGAAATTTGACTAATACCAGAGATTTAGAAAAACAATTATTTAATATTGATAAGCGGCATACAAACTCTTCAAGTGATACTGAAATGCTATTAAATGTATTTGCGACAGAATTACAAGAACAAATTCATAATCAAGAATTAGAACCTGATATTATTTTTGGTGCTGTCAAATCTTTACATAAAAGAATTCAGGGATCATATGCTTCAATTGCATTAATTTCAGGTCATGGATTATTAGCATTCAGAGATCCTTTTGGAATTAGACCTTTGGTTATAGGAAAAAGACTTTCTTTAACTACAAAAAAAGAAGAGTGGATGGTTGCTAGCGAATCTTTAGTGCTTGAGAATAACGATTATCAAGTAGTAAGAGATGTAGATCCTGGAGAAGCTATTTTTATAAATCTTAATGGCGAGTTTTTTGCAAAGCAATGTTCTGAAAATCCAATTTTATGTCCATGTGCTTTTGAATATGTTTATTTAGCTAGGCCAGATTCAATTATGAATGGAATTTCCGTGTATAAAGCTCGTTTAAAAATGGGAGATTATTTGTCTGAAACCATAAAAGAAACAATTAACTCTGGAGATGTTGATGTTGTAATGCCTATTCCTGATTCTTCTCGACCTGCCGCTATGCAAGTTGCAAGACAGTTAGGTATAGAATATAGAGAAGGTTTTTTTAAAAACAGATATGTTGGTAGAACATTCATAATGCCTGGTCATCAGAAACGTAAGAAATCTGTAAGACAAAAATTAAATGCTATGAGTGCAGAGTTTAAAAATAAAAATGTATTAATTGTTGATGATTCTATAGTAAGAGGTACTACGTCAAAAGAAATTGTACAAATGGCTAAAGATGCAGGAGCAAATAAAGTTTTTTTTACATCAGCAGCACCTCCTGTTCGTTTTCCACATGTGTATGGAATTAATATGCCTAATAGAGATGAATTAATAGCTTACGATAGAACAATAAGTGAAATTGCTGATCACCTTGAAATTGATAATCTCGTTTATCAAAGCGTTGAAAATTTACGCAAATCTATAATAAGTGATTCGATTATTGAAGATTTGGAGATGAGTTGTTTTACTGGTACTTATGTAACAGGAACAGTAAATCAAGAGTATTTAAATTGGGTTGAAAATGAATATAAATCTTAGTCGAGAAAGTTTTCGAGTCGAAAACAATTTTCTAGATGTTCCCCATTATCTAATTTTAAAAAGTCAATTAAAAAATTTGTTTTATTGGATTTGAAATTTAATTTTTTGAAGTCTAACCTAGCTGATTTATTTTTATTGGTTTCAATATCAAGGTAATGATTACTTGGCAATATTTTGATAAAGTAATCGTTTTTAAGTTGGGTTCTTTCATTTAAATATCCTAAACTGTATTCACTCGCATTATAAATTTCATTGCTATTTATACAAAAGATTTTCCCTTGCTTAGAAACTAAATAAATATTCTCTCCATGTTGATATGGACAACAAGAAACTAGCTTTTCAGTTGGCAAAAGTTTTACAAGCATTAATCCCTGAGATTGTTTACTAGTTGGTATTAACAATTTATTTGATAAATTAAATTTAAAAATTCTTCCTATTGACGTTAATATTATTAAATTTTTTTCTTCATAAGAAATAAATGAATCAATTGTCTTAATATTATTTTTTAATTTTGTAATTGAGAAAGATCGATTGCTTTTGATCATATCTTCATCAAATAAAACTTTCTTAAACCTTCCATCTGAATTTAAGATACATAAATAATTTTCAATTCCTTTTGTAATTGAATGAAAATTGATTATTTCATTAGGATCGATACTCCCAAGGATTTTATTATCTATTTTATAGTCATTATTAATATTCGATTCCCAATCAACGTGAAAAACTTTTCCTGTAACAGTGATTCCAATTATTTTTAAATTTTTATCAATATTACATATAAATTTTTGAATATTTCTATTATCTATAATTTTATTTCCATCATCAAACGATTTCTTATAATTATTTGAAATCATTTTCCTTAAATATAGTCTATTATCTATACATAATTTAGTTTGTTTATTTATATAGTTTTCTAATATTTGGTTATTAATTGTTTCTAGTTCTTCATTTTGATCAATATTTTTAAGTAATTTTGTTTTTCTTTTAACATTATATTTTTTCTTTAATATTAATAATTCTTCTATTAGTAATTTAAGTAATAATTTTCTATCATTTAATAACTTTTGAAAATAATTCTTTTTTTCTTGAAATTTTTTTATATCATCATCTATTTGATATCTTTCTAGATTTGTTAATTTTTTAAGTGGCATATCCAAAACAGAATTTGCTTGTTTTTCACTTATGAAAAAGTTATCAATTAATTTTGTTTTAGCTTCTATAGGATTTTCTGACTCTTGGATAATTTCGATAACTTTTTTTATATCTTTTGTTGCCTTAGATAAACCTTCTAAGATTTCTAGTTTTTCAAGAGTGTTTTTTAGAAAATAATTAGTTCTTTTTCGAATTGTTTCTTCTCTAAACTCAATAAAGTAATTAAGATATTGTTTTAGATTTAGTTGAATTGGCTTGCCTTTAATTAAAGCTAAAAATATTGCACCAAAATTTGTTTGTAGAGTTGTTTTTTTATATAAATTAGAAATTACAATTTCAGCATTAGAATCTTTTTTTAATTCTATTACAATTCTCATACCATCTCTATCGCTCTCATCTCTAATATCAGAGATCCCATTAATTTTTCCTGCATTAATAAGTTCTGCTAATTTTTCTATCCAGCTCGCTTTACTTATCTGATAGGGAAGTTCTGAAATGATTAATGCATTTCTTTTATGTTTACCTTTGCCTAAATTTAACTCTTCTGTTTTTATAACTCCTCTTATTGTTATTGATCCTTTTCCAGTTTCGTAAAGTTCCTCTATTGCGCGATTATAAATTAATTCTCCACCTGTAGGGAAATCAGGTCCCTTAATAATGTTAGACAGTTTTTTATCACTTACATCTTTATTTTCTACTAATGCAACTAACCCATCTACAATTTCTCCTAAGTTGTGAGGGGGAATGTTTGTTGCCATTCCAACAGCAATTCCTGATGATCCGTTCAATAATAAAAATGGAAGTTGGGCTGGAAGAACATCTGGTTCTTTTTGTGAACCATCAAAGTTATTTGAAAAATTTACTGTTTCTGATCCAATTTCTTCAAGAAATGCTTTGTGTGCTATTGGCGCTAATCTTGTCTCAGTGTATCTCATTGCTGCTGGTGGATCATTATCTACTGATCCAAAATTTCCATGCCCATCTAGAGTTGGATATTTAGTTGAAAAATTTTGTACTAGCCTTACTAGTGCATCATATACTGCTTGATCTCCATGAGGATGGTACTTACCAAGTACATCTCCAACAACTCTGGCACACTTCCTAAATGGTCTGTCTGGTGTTAAACCTAATTCGTACATTGCAAATAATATTCTCCTCTGGACAGGCTTAAGGCCGTCTCTTGCATCGGGAAGAGCACGACCAACTATTACACTCATTGCATACTCCAGATAAGAACGTTGCATTTCTTCTTGAAGAGAGATAGAAGTGAATTTGTTCTTATCCATTAGAGTTCAAAAATAAATATTTATTGATTAACTAAATTAAGACTAATAGGTAAACAAATATTTACCAGTATTGAAAATTAAGAAGATGCATTTATTTTCGATTCTGCCAATATTACATCTGTTTGCAGCTGATCATTTTGTAAAAGGATTTCTGTTGATCTTTGCAATTTTTCCCCCCACAACTGTTCTTTTCTATAATCATAATCAACATAGTTAGGATCTTTAGTTAAGGCTTTTTTTGCGAGCTGAAGAGCTAATTGTATATCCGTTATTCTTAAACATGAAGCAAGTCCTAGTAATGGTTCAGCATTGTCTTGAATTGAGATTGCTTTTTCAAAAAGTTTGATTGAAAGATTTATGTTGTTTTTTTCGTAATAAGCTAAACCCTGATTATTTATTGCTTGCCAGAAATCAGGTTTAATTTTTACAGATTTATCAAATAACTTAATAGCTTCTGAGTAATTTTTTTCCATTAATAAAATATTCCCTAATTGAAAAATAGCTTTATGGTTATTTGGTTCAATACTTAATCCTGTTTCTAAAGCAGTTTTTGCATTTTGTAGTTGTGAAATTTTAAAATAAATATTACTTTTAGCAAAGTATATTTCGCTAAGATTTGAATTAATTTTTTGTGCTTTATTTAGAGAATTTAATGCTTTTTTGTATAGCTTATTAGCTACCTGCGCTTCAGATAAAATCAACCATAGTTTTTCATCAGTTTGATTTATTTTTACAGCTAATTTTGCTAAGTTAAGGCTTTGTTCGTATTGTCCAAAATATAAAAGTTGATATGCATTTTTGCCAATAGATGAACTTTCTTTTTTTAAATTACTAATTGTTGGGAAATAATAATATGGTACTAATGATTGAACCTTTTCTACTTTTAAAAAGCAAAACATGATTAAAGAGAAAGAAATTATGTTTTTAAAAAAGGTTTCCATATATTTGTTCAATACTGCTCCAAATTTGCTTTTATGTTTCTTCTCCACATCCATGGTTTAATTCTTTTTAATGTAGTTCCTTTTAGCTTTTCTTCCCAAGTTTCATCATCCCAGCTTAATGATTCAATATTAAGATTTTTAATCCATTCTTTTGGAGTATTTTCAAAAGTATTGTTGTATGGCACTGATTTATTCCAAGGGCATACATCTTGACATATATCACATCCTGCAACCCATCCATTTAAACTGTGTTTTATGTTTTTTGGAATAGTTTGTTGTCTACTTTCTATTGTGTGATAAGCAATGCATAGATCTGATTTTATTACAAAGGGTTCTACGATTGCATTTGTGGGACAATCTTCAATACATTTATCACATTTACCGCAAAGTGATTGATGAGGGTTATCTGGTACTAAATCCTTTGTAAGGATAATAAAACCTAAAGTCAACCAAGAACCATTTTTTTTTGTTATTAAATTGCTATTTTTACCTATCCAACCAAGACCTGATTCTTCAGCCCATGCTTTTTCAAGAAGTGGTGATGTGTCAACACATATCTTCCATTTACAATCAGGAATTTCAAGGTTAATCCATCGACCAATATTCTTTAATTTTTTATAGATTACTTGATGATAATCTTCTCCTTGACCAAATTTACCTACCTTAAAGATGTTGTTGTTGTTGATGTTGTTGTTCTGATCACTAATGTAAGTAAATCCAACGCTTAAAACACTTTTTGCTCCTTTTAAAAGTGACCCTATGTTTTTCCGTCTTTCTGCTTCCATCCATTTCATGTCACTATGATGATTATTTGATAACCATCGGTCTAATGCATTAGTTCTTAATTTTAAGCGCGAACTCCCTGGTATTGAAGCAATTCCAGACATTGTAAAACCTTCATTAATTGCTCTATCTTTTAATTTTTTACTTATTTCTTTTTTTTCTTGAAGAGTACTTATCATTTCTTTATTATGTATGTAATTGCATTTAAAAGTTATTTTTTGGGGAAGAAACTAATAAATAATTTTAATTTATTAAAAAAAAATATATCCTAATTAATTAAAAACAGTTAAATTATTAGTAAAGTTAAAAACGTTATTTTGGTTGAGTCTAATCAAAATCAAGATTCGAACCTAGGATCTAGGCTCCAACAGGAT
The window above is part of the Prochlorococcus marinus CUG1415 genome. Proteins encoded here:
- the dnaN gene encoding DNA polymerase III subunit beta; this translates as MEIICNQNELNNAIQLVSKAVSSRPTHPILANILLTADQGTNKISLTGFDLNLGIQTSFDGTVKNSGAITIPSKLLSEIVNKLPNETPVSLEVDENSDSILIKSDRGSFNLKGIPSDDYPNLPFVESGTSLNIDPSSFLKALKSTIFASSNDDSKQLLTGVNFTFKEKYLESASTDGHRLAVALIGNEEHIENKENLSLNEGGLSVTIPTRSLREIEKLVSLRTSENSIKLFYDKGQVVFISSNQIITTRTLEGTYPNYSQLIPDTFSKSFNFNTKKLIDALERIAVLADQQSSVVKIKLDNTDLALISADAQDIGNANESIPVSYSGENFDIAFNVRYLLEGLKVIASENVLLKCNLATTPAVFVPEDNLNSFTYLVMPVQVRS
- a CDS encoding PRC-barrel domain-containing protein, yielding MKLPKEILLSELLNYTVKSNMTLNYGNGENVWMHPPVHRILGWYSRPSNFDLKRNVWRLNQISQIIDNEIYVKGDPAISDLATLNRFPTLIQANLINVNGSKIGVIADFLFEMKTGKIKYYLVSRSNPKIPGSSRWKLNIENINDQQPGLVFCESNSLDDLSLIKSSIKNEFFQKGKKIFDKFDDMKNIASNRLEDWLEEDEDINQNLDFKQKSFYNEDRKSRSFSDKKEDDPWI
- the purL gene encoding phosphoribosylformylglycinamidine synthase subunit PurL, translated to MINPQNNDPYDLNEALKVENLTSNDYEEICTRLKRKPNRTELGMFGVMWSEHCCYRNSKPLLSKFPTKGKNVLLGPGENAGVIDVGNNQKLVFKIESHNHPSAIEPFQGAATGVGGILRDIFTMGARPIAVLNSLRFGNLDKPSNVDLLRGVVSGIAHYGNCVGVPTVGGEIDFDNSYSGNPLVNVMALGLLETNEIVCSGAKNVGSPVLYVGNTTGRDGVGGASFASSELTSTSLDDRPAVQVGDPFLEKSLIEACLDAFKTGDVISAQDMGAAGLTCSSAEMAANGNLGISIDLDLVPSREDNMSSYQYLLSESQERMLFVVKKEKINNLIEKFNKWGLYAKVIGEVIDTNEVIISHKNKIVAQIPTSALSDDTPINVHNVNNNPPDYLLKKWEWKENNLPEIYEQKIFSLRENKSFSYTQIIFKLLSNPSIASKRWIYKQYDSQVQANTVFKPGESDAAVIRLRDQNEKNKNKQFSGVAASVDCNSRWVSLDPFRGSIAAVAESARNVSCVGAEPVAITNNLNFSSPENEIGYWQLASSCNGISEACKALETPVTGGNVSLYNESKNKNNEVTPINPTPVIGMVGKLDNVEKAISTEWKNFHDQIWVIGSYKSETTIAASSYLEYFHGEITGRPPKIDLLDEKFCQSFLRNAILKSFVVSSHDISDGGLAIALSECCILSAKGATIELQKDVNRDDNLLFAEGGSRIIFSIDKTKEKEWLNYLKKIQINSHSSVYLKKIGYVSSGNLKIKIQDENICNIRVEELTEKFNNSISGHF
- the purF gene encoding amidophosphoribosyltransferase, with the protein product MCGIVGIVSSDDVNQQIYDSLLLLQHRGQDSTGIATMENTIFHIHKAKGQVNTAYRTRDMRNLIGKIGLGHVRYATKGSAESVEEAQPFYVNAPYGIVLIHNGNLTNTRDLEKQLFNIDKRHTNSSSDTEMLLNVFATELQEQIHNQELEPDIIFGAVKSLHKRIQGSYASIALISGHGLLAFRDPFGIRPLVIGKRLSLTTKKEEWMVASESLVLENNDYQVVRDVDPGEAIFINLNGEFFAKQCSENPILCPCAFEYVYLARPDSIMNGISVYKARLKMGDYLSETIKETINSGDVDVVMPIPDSSRPAAMQVARQLGIEYREGFFKNRYVGRTFIMPGHQKRKKSVRQKLNAMSAEFKNKNVLIVDDSIVRGTTSKEIVQMAKDAGANKVFFTSAAPPVRFPHVYGINMPNRDELIAYDRTISEIADHLEIDNLVYQSVENLRKSIISDSIIEDLEMSCFTGTYVTGTVNQEYLNWVENEYKS
- a CDS encoding DNA gyrase/topoisomerase IV subunit A, producing MDKNKFTSISLQEEMQRSYLEYAMSVIVGRALPDARDGLKPVQRRILFAMYELGLTPDRPFRKCARVVGDVLGKYHPHGDQAVYDALVRLVQNFSTKYPTLDGHGNFGSVDNDPPAAMRYTETRLAPIAHKAFLEEIGSETVNFSNNFDGSQKEPDVLPAQLPFLLLNGSSGIAVGMATNIPPHNLGEIVDGLVALVENKDVSDKKLSNIIKGPDFPTGGELIYNRAIEELYETGKGSITIRGVIKTEELNLGKGKHKRNALIISELPYQISKASWIEKLAELINAGKINGISDIRDESDRDGMRIVIELKKDSNAEIVISNLYKKTTLQTNFGAIFLALIKGKPIQLNLKQYLNYFIEFREETIRKRTNYFLKNTLEKLEILEGLSKATKDIKKVIEIIQESENPIEAKTKLIDNFFISEKQANSVLDMPLKKLTNLERYQIDDDIKKFQEKKNYFQKLLNDRKLLLKLLIEELLILKKKYNVKRKTKLLKNIDQNEELETINNQILENYINKQTKLCIDNRLYLRKMISNNYKKSFDDGNKIIDNRNIQKFICNIDKNLKIIGITVTGKVFHVDWESNINNDYKIDNKILGSIDPNEIINFHSITKGIENYLCILNSDGRFKKVLFDEDMIKSNRSFSITKLKNNIKTIDSFISYEEKNLIILTSIGRIFKFNLSNKLLIPTSKQSQGLMLVKLLPTEKLVSCCPYQHGENIYLVSKQGKIFCINSNEIYNASEYSLGYLNERTQLKNDYFIKILPSNHYLDIETNKNKSARLDFKKLNFKSNKTNFLIDFLKLDNGEHLENCFRLENFLD
- a CDS encoding tetratricopeptide repeat protein is translated as METFFKNIISFSLIMFCFLKVEKVQSLVPYYYFPTISNLKKESSSIGKNAYQLLYFGQYEQSLNLAKLAVKINQTDEKLWLILSEAQVANKLYKKALNSLNKAQKINSNLSEIYFAKSNIYFKISQLQNAKTALETGLSIEPNNHKAIFQLGNILLMEKNYSEAIKLFDKSVKIKPDFWQAINNQGLAYYEKNNINLSIKLFEKAISIQDNAEPLLGLASCLRITDIQLALQLAKKALTKDPNYVDYDYRKEQLWGEKLQRSTEILLQNDQLQTDVILAESKINASS
- the queG gene encoding tRNA epoxyqueuosine(34) reductase QueG; amino-acid sequence: MISTLQEKKEISKKLKDRAINEGFTMSGIASIPGSSRLKLRTNALDRWLSNNHHSDMKWMEAERRKNIGSLLKGAKSVLSVGFTYISDQNNNINNNNIFKVGKFGQGEDYHQVIYKKLKNIGRWINLEIPDCKWKICVDTSPLLEKAWAEESGLGWIGKNSNLITKKNGSWLTLGFIILTKDLVPDNPHQSLCGKCDKCIEDCPTNAIVEPFVIKSDLCIAYHTIESRQQTIPKNIKHSLNGWVAGCDICQDVCPWNKSVPYNNTFENTPKEWIKNLNIESLSWDDETWEEKLKGTTLKRIKPWMWRRNIKANLEQY